A window from Betta splendens chromosome 1, fBetSpl5.4, whole genome shotgun sequence encodes these proteins:
- the LOC114854158 gene encoding myosin-9-like isoform X1: MTDANKFLYGDRGGVSDPLAQADWASKKLVWVPSEKAGFEAGSVKEERGDECVVELTDSGKKVKVNKDDIQKMNPPKFNKVEDMAELTCLNEASVLHNLKERYYSGLIYTYSGLFCVVVNPYKYLPIYTEDIVNMYRGKKRHEMPPHIYAITDTAYRCMMQDREDQSILCTGESGAGKTENTKKVIQYLAHVASSFKSKKDQGTAVLSHGELEKQLLQANPILEAFGNAKTVKNDNSSRFGKFIRINFDVNGYIVGANIETYLLEKSRAIRQAKEERTFHMFYYMLSGAGEKLRAELCLEDYSKYRFLSNGNVTIPGQKDKDLYTETMEAFDIMSIPEEESTGLLKVVSAVLQLGNMSFKKERNTDQASLPDNTAAQKVCHLLGINVTDFTRAILSPRIKVGRDYVQKAQTQEQAEFAIEALAKASYERMFRWLVLRINKALDKTKRQGASFIGILDIAGFEIFELNSFEQLCINYTNEKLQQLFNHTMFILEQEEYQREGIEWSFIDFGLDLQPCVDLIEKPAGPPGILALLDEECWFPKATDKSFVEKVVQEQGTHPKFQKPKKLKDDADFCIIHYAGKVDYKADEWLMKNMDPLNECVASLLNQSTDKFTAELWRDMDRIVGLDKVAGMADSAHGAFKTRKGMFRTVGQLYKEQLGNLMTTLRNTNPNFVRCIIPNHEKKAGKLDAHLVLEQLKCNGVLEGIRICRQGFPNRIIFQEFRQRYEILTPNAIPKGFMDGKQACVLMIKALELDPNLYRIGQSKVFFRAGVLAHLEEERDMKITDVIINFQALCRGYVARKAFTKRQQQLTAMKVIQRNCAAYLKLRNWHWWRLFTKVKPLLEVTRQDKDMEILEDELGKLKDQHQQAEEQLKEFETKHKQLNSEKLALQEQLQAEIELCAEAEEERARLATKKQELEDILHDLESRLEEEEDRVAQMHNERKKMQQNITELEQQLDEEEAARQKLQMEKVTMDVKLKKLEENTMVLEDQNSKLIKEKKLLEDRISEFTTNLTEEEEKSKSLQKLKNKHETMITELEDRLRKEEKVRQELEKNRRKLEGDSTELHDQIADLLAQIAELKAQLARKEEELLAALSRIEEEAAAKNAAQKKIRELEAHISELQEDLELEKQARNKADKVRRDQMEELEALKTELEDSMGSTAAQQELRTKRETEVTQLKKTLEDEAKFHDQQLADMRQKHNQAFEELNEQLEQAKKNKVSVEKAKQSLESEMKDLQMELKTLTQGKGESENRRKKAEAQLQELQVKHGESERQRQELSDRLVKMQSELDNVNGLLSQAEGKNIKSSKDLSSFESQLQDTQGLLQEETRQKLALSTRLKQLEDEKAALQEALEEEEEGKKNLEKQISALQAQLAELKKKLEQESSSLEGAEEGRRRMQQKMDNVAQQLEERNAAYDKLDKTKTRLQQELDDLLVDQDHLRQNISNLEKKQRKFDQMLAEEKSISTQYAEARDKAEAEVREKETRALTLARELETMTDLKNELDRANKQLKAEMEDLLSTTCTSNLNVHELEKSKRAIEQQLEEMKVQLEEVEDELQATEDAKLRLEVNMQAMKAQFERDLQGRDEQGEEKRKQLVKQVREMEAELEDERRQRAQALSSRKKLETDLVQLEAQIDAANKGRDEALKQLRKLQGQMKDYMKEMDDLRLSRDEAVNTSKETEKKLKALEADTMHLHEDLANAERLKRQIQSERDELMDEINSSNSKNSLLAEDKRKLDARITQLEEEFEEQHLSIDMVNDRLKKSILQNEQLTTELAAERNNSQRLEGARSQLDRQNKELKLKLQELEGTIKSKYKLSVTTLEAKIAQLEEQLDMESKERQQTSKVARRAEKKLKEVMLQVEDERRNTDQYKLQEEKWNVKMRQLKRQLEEAEEELTQANGKYRKLQRELDDVTESAAVMNREVNTLKSKLRRGDLPLNVRRTAKHFGLDSDEDGEGRLETSEHAAE; the protein is encoded by the exons ATGACGGACGCCAACAAGTTCCTGTACGGCGACCGCGGCGGCGTGAGCGACCCTCTGGCCCAGGCCGACTGGGCCTCCAAGAAGCTGGTGTGGGTCCCGTCGGAGAAGGCGGGCTTCGAGGCCGGCTCCGTGAAGGAGGAGCGCGGGGACGAGTGTGTGGTGGAGCTGACGGACTCGGGCAAGAAG GTGAAGGTGAACAAGGATGACATCCAGAAGATGAACCCGCCCAAGTTCAACAAGGTGGAGGACATGGCGGAGCTCACCTGCCTGAACGAGGCCTCGGTGCTgcacaacctgaaggagagaTACTACTCGGGCCTCATCTAC ACCTACTCCGGCCTCTTCTGCGTGGTGGTCAACCCCTACAAGTACCTGCCCATCTACACGGAGGACATAGTGAACATGTACCGGGGCAAGAAGAGGCACGAGATGCCGCCCCACATCTACGCCATCACAGACACGGCGTACAGGTGCATGATGCagg ACCGTGAGGACCAGTCCATCCTCTGCAC tgggGAATCGGGAGCAGgaaaaacggaaaacacaaagaaagtcATTCAGTATCTCGCTCATGTGGCGTCGTCTTTCAAATCCAAGAAGGATCAG GGCACGGCAGTGTTGTCACAT GGGGAACtggagaaacagctgctgcaagCAAACCCCATCCTGGAGGCCTTTGGCAACGCAAAAACCGTCAAGAACGACAACTCGTCCCGATTT ggAAAATTCATCCGGATCAACTTTGATGTCAATGGCTACATTGTTGGAGCCAACATCGAAACCT ACCTGCTGGAAAAGTCTCGAGCCATCAGACAAGCCAAAGAGGAGAGAACCTTCCACATGTTCTACTACATGCTCTCAGGAGCAGGGGAGAAGCTGCGCG CGGAGTTGTGCCTGGAGGATTACAGCAAGTACCGTTTCCTGTCCAATGGAAACGTGACCATTCCTGGCCAGAAGGACAAAGACCTGTACACGGAGACTATGGAAGCCTTTGACATCATGAGCATCCCAGAAGAGGAGTCAACCG GTTTGCTGAAGGTGGTGTCGGCCGTGCTGCAGCTGGGCAACATGAGCTTCAAGAAGGAGCGGAACACCGACCAGGCTTCTCTGCCCGATAACACCG cTGCCCAGAAAGTGTGTCACCTGCTCGGCATCAATGTGACCGACTTCACACGAGCCATCCTGTCTCCCAGGATCAAG GTTGGCAGAGACTATGTCCAGAAGGCCCAGACCCAGGAGCAGGCAGAGTTTGCCATCGAGGCTCTGGCCAAAGCTTCATACGAGAGGATGTTCCGctggctggtgctgaggatcaATAAAGCTCTGGACAAGACAAAGCGGCAGGGAGCCTCCTTCATTGGCATCTTGGACATCGCTGGATTTGAGATCTTTGAG TTGAATTCATTTGAGCAGCTGTGCATCAACTACACCaacgagaagctgcagcagctcttcaaCCACACCATGTTCatcctggagcaggaggagtaccAGAGGGAGGGCATCGAGTGGAGCTTCATCGACTTCGGCCTCGACCTGCAGCCCTGCGTGGACCTCATTGAAAAACCT GCCGGTCCACCGGGcatcctggctctgctggatgAGGAGTGCTGGTTCCCCAAAGCCACAGACAAGAGCTTTGTGGAGAAGGTGGTTCAGGAGCAGGGAACACACCCCAAGTTCCAGAAACCGAAGAAGCTGAAGGACGACGCAGATTTCTGCATTATCCACTACGCTGGAAAG GTGGACTACAAAGCAGATGAGTGGCTGATGAAAAACATGGACCCTTTGAACGAGTGTGTCGCCAGTTTGCTGAACCAGTCTACAGACAAATTTACAGCTGAACTGTGGAGAGACA TGGACCGTATCGTGGGCCTGGATAAAGTGGCAGGAATGGCAGACAGCGCACACGGGGCGTTCAAGACCCGAAAGGGTATGTTCCGCACGGTGGGTCAGCTGTACAAGGAGCAGCTGGGTAACCTCATGACGACACTGAGGAACACCAACCCCAACTTCGTCCGCTGCATCATCCCCAACCACGAAAAGAAG GCCGGTAAACTGGATGCTCACCTGGTTCTGGAGCAGCTCAAGTGTAATGGGGTCCTTGAGGGGATTCGCATCTGCAGACAGGGCTTTCCCAACCGCATCATCTTCCAGGAGTTCAGACAGAG GTACGAAATCCTCACTCCAAACGCTATTCCAAAGGGTTTCATGGATGGGAAGCAGGCGTGTGTGCTCATG ATCAAAGCTCTGGAGCTGGACCCCAACCTGTACCGCATCGGTCAAAGTAAAGTGTTCTTCCGGGCCGGAGTTCTGGCCCAtttggaggaggagcgggacaTGAAGATCACGGATGTGATTATCAACTTCCAGGCCTTGTGCAGAGGATACGTGGCTCGCAA AGCCTTCACTAAAAGgcaacagcagctcacagccATGAAAGTCATCCagaggaactgtgcagcctatCTCAAACTGCGAAACTGGCACTGGTGGCGGCTTTTCACCAAG GTGAAACCGCTGCTTGAAGTGACCCGGCAGGACAAAGACATGGAGATCCTGGAGGACGAGCTGGGGAAACTGAAGGACCAACACCAGCAGGCCGAGGAGCAGCTCAAAGAATTTGAAACTAAACATAAACAG CTCAACAGTGAGAAACTAGCTCTTCAAGAGCAGCTCCAAGCAGAGATTGAGCTGTGTgcagaagctgaggaggagagagcccGTCTGGCAACCaagaagcaggagctggaggacattCTCCACGACCTGGAGTCTCgactggaagaggaggaggaccgCGTGGCCCAGATGCACAACGAGAGGAAAAAGATGCAGCAGAACATCACC GAACTGgaacagcagctggatgaagagGAAGCCGCCCGGCAGAAGCTTCAGATGGAGAAGGTCACCATGGATGTCAAGCTGAAGAAGCTAGAGGAGAACACCATGGTGCTGGAGGACCAGAACAGCAAGCTCATCAAG GAGAAAAAACTTCTGGAGGACAGAATCTCAGAGTTCACTACAAAcctgactgaggaggaggagaagtccAAAAGTTTGCAGaaactgaagaataaacacGAAACTATGATCACAGAATTGGAAG ATCGTCTAAGAAAAGAGGAGAAGGTGCgtcaggagctggagaaaaacCGCCGTAAACTTGAGGGCGACTCCACCGAGCTCCACGACCAGATCGCAGACCTGCTGGCACAGATTGCTGAACTCAAAGCTCAGCTGGCCAGGAAAGAGGAGGAACTCCTTGCTGCACTGTCCAG GATCgaggaagaggctgcagccaAGAATGCAGCTCAGAAGAAGATCAGGGAGCTGGAGGCTCacatctctgagctgcaggaggacctGGAACTGGAGAAGCAGGCGCGCAACAAGGCAGACAAAGTCCGGAGAGAccagatggaggaactggaagCCCTCAAGACTGAGCTGGAGGACAGTATGggctccactgcagcacagcaggagctgAG GACGAAGCGCGAAACGGAAGTCACCCAGTTAAAGAAAACACTGGAGGATGAGGCCAAGTTCCACGATCAGCAGCTGGCCGACatgagacaaaaacacaaccaGGCGTTTGAGGAGCTCAACGAACAGCTGGAACAGGCCAAGAAG AACAAGGTGTCTGTGGAGAAAGCCAAGCAGTCCCTGGAGAGTGAGATGAAAGACCTGCAGATGGAACTGAAGACTCTGACGCAAGGCAAAGGAGAATCGGAGAATCGGCGCAAGAAGGCGGAAGCTCAgcttcaggagctgcaggtcaAACACGGAGAAAGCGAAAGGCAGAGGCAGGAGCTGTCCGACAGGCTGGTGAAGATGCAG TCGGAGTTGGACAACGTCAACGGCCTCCTCAGTCAAGCAGAAGGCAAGAACATCAAAAGCAGCAAAGACCTGTCGTCCTTCGAGTCTCAGCTGCAGGATACGCAG GGTTTGCTCCAAGAGGAAACGCGTCAGAAGCTCGCCCTCTCCACTCGGctgaaacagctggaggacgagaaggctgctctgcaggaggcgctcgaggaggaggaggagggcaagAAGAACCTGGAGAAGCAGATCTCAGCCCTGCAGGCCCAG CTGGCAgagctgaagaagaagctggagcaggagagctCGTCTCTGGAGGGCGCGGAGGAGGGCCGCCGGCGGATGCAGCAGAAGATGGACAACGtggcccagcagctggaggagaggaacgcGGCCTACGACAAGCTGGACAAGACAAAGACCCGTTTACAGCAGGAGCTGGATGACCTGCTGGTGGACCAGGATCACCTGAGGCAGAAcatctccaacctggagaagaagcagaggaagttTGACCAG ATGCTGGCTGAGGAGAAGTCCATATCTACTCAGTACGCTGAGGCGCGTGACAAGGCCGAGGCTGAGGTCAGGGAGAAGGAAACCAGAGCGCTGACACTGGCCCGTGAGCTGGAGACCATGACCGACCTGAAGAACGAGTTGGACCGAGCCAATAAGCAGCTTAAAGCGGAGATGGAGGATTTGCTCTCCACAACTTGCACGTCAAATCTGAAT GTTCACGAGCTGGAGAAGTCAAAGCGTGCcattgagcagcagctggaggagatgaaggttcagctggaggaggtggaggatgagctGCAGGCCACGGAGGACGCCAAGCTGCGTCTGGAGGTCAACATGCAGGCCATGAAGGCTCAGTTTGAGAGAGACCTGCAGGGCAGAGACGAGCagggagaagaaaagaggaaacagctggtgaAACAG GTGCGCGagatggaggctgagctggaagaCGAGCGTAGGCAGCGTGCTCAGGCGCTCTCATCCCGAAAGAAACTGGAAACGGACCTGGTGCAGCTTGAAGCCCAAATTGATGCTGCCAACAAGGGTCGTGATGAGGCCCTCAAACAGCTGAGAAAACTCCAG GGCCAAATGAAAGACTACATGAAAGAGATGGACGACCTGCGTTTGTCTAGAGACGAAGCTGTCAACACGTCAAAGGAGACGGAGAAGAAGCTCAAGGCCCTGGAGGCAGATACCATGCACCTCCACGAG GATCTGGCAAATGCAGAAAGACTCAAGAGGCAGATCCAGAGTGAGAGAGATGAGCTCATGGATGAgatcaacagcagcaacagcaaaaa TTCTCTGCTGGCTGAAGACAAACGGAAGCTGGACGCTCGCATCACTCAGCTGGAGGAAGAGTTCGAAGAGCAGCATCTTAGCATTGATATGGTCAATGACCGCCTGAAGAAAAGCATATTACAG AACGAGCAGCTGACCACGGAGCTCGCTGCGGAGCGCAACAACTCCCAGCGGCTGGAGGGGGCGCGCTCCCAGCTGGACCGCCAGAACAAGGAGCtcaagctgaagctgcaggagctcGAAGGAACCATCAAGTCCAAGTATAAACTATCCGTCACCACCCTGGAGGCCAAGATCGCCCAGCTGGAAGAACAGCTGGACATGGAGTCAAA GGAGCGTCAGCAGACGTCGAAGGTGGCCAGGCGGGCGGAGAAAAAGCTGAAAGAGGtgatgctgcaggtggaggatgagAGGCGAAACACGGACCAATACAAACTTCAG GAAGAGAAATGGAATGTCAAGATGCGTCAGTTGAAGCGTCAGCTGGAGGAAGCCGAAGAGGAGCTGACACAAGCAAATGGCAAatacaggaagctgcagagggagctggacGATGTGACCGAGTCAGCAGCCGTCATGAACCGTGAGGTCAACACTCTGAAGAGCAAGCTCAG ACGTGGAGATTTGCCTCTGAACGTGCGGCGTACAGCGAAGCACTTTGGCCTGGACAGCGATGAGGATGGGGAAGGGAGGCTTGAGACCTCGGAGCATGCTGCTGAGTGA